AGGCGGGCAAGCTCGCGAAATTGAGCACAAAGCAGCTTCGCCGACGGCTCGACATTGCGACGCAGAAGGGGCGAGAGAAAGCCGTTGCAGCCATCCAGCAGGAGATCGCCAAGCGAGAAGCGGCAGTCGAATCCGAGAGTTCGTCGTCAACAGAAACGAACGCGAACCTCACCTCGATTGTTCGAAGTGCCTTCTTGCGGACTCTGAGCCGGTATCCAACTGACCCAGAGACAACACGCGCCATCAAGTATTTCGAGGAAACGGATGACATGTCCCGAGGTCTGAAAGATCTGCTTTGGGCTCTCGTCAACACGAAAGAATTTGTGATCAATCACTGAGCATCACTCGCTCAGACAACCTGACATTCGGCCATCCACTCACGAAGGAGTTTTCCATGGCAATTCATCAGACCTGTGACGGAGTCCGTCGTCGTGATTTTCTGAAAGTCGGAGCGATCGGGGCGACTGGCCTCACACTGTCGAACTATCTACGACTTGCGAACGCTGGCGAAATCCGATCCGCGAAAGCGACTTCCGCGATTTTCATCAACCTCGCGGGTGGGCCATCCCACATGGACACGTTCGATCCGAAACCGAACGCACCGAGCGAATATCGTGGCTCCTTTGATGCGATCAAGACGAACGTCGAGGGAATCGAGATCAGCGAGCATCTACCAAAGCTTGCCCAGCAAATGGACAAGTTCGCCATCCTCCGCGGTGTGACGCATTCCCTCGCGGCCCATGAACTGGGAAGCCTGTACGTCAACTCGGGCAATCGGCCGATTCCTTCGATCGAGTTCCCGTCTTACGGTTCAGTCGTGAGCAAGGAGCTCGGTGGGCCTGATGACTTGCCGAACTATGTTGGCCTGGGGAATGTCTCGCAGAAAGCAGGATACCTTGGGGTTCGATTTGCCCCCATCACGGCCTCAACCGCTCCGAAACCAGGGCAGCCGTATTTACTCCGTGGAGTTTCGCTCGAGAACGGTCTCACGGTGACAGATGCCTCACGACGCCAGTCGCTGTTGAAGGATCTCGACACGACATTTAAGTCTGCTGAGAAGAATAGCCAGCTACTCGACGGGCTCGATCGGTTCGGGCAGCAAGCGTATTCGATGATCACGTCGTCACGGTCTCGGGAAGCGTTCGACACGAGTAGGGAGTCACCCGCGTACGCCGAGCGATTCGGGAAGACTGATTTTGGGATGAACTGCCTGCTAGCGTCTCGGCTCATCGAATCGGGAGTTCGATTCGTGACGATCAACTACGGCGGCTGGGACACCCATAAGGACAACTGGGATCGCCTGAAGACAAAGCAACTGCCGCCATTCGACGAGGGATTAGCGGGGCTCCTCAGCGGGCTTGCTGAAAAGGGCCTACTCGCATCGACCTGTGTGTTCGTGACCGGTGAGTTTGGTCGAACGCCAAAGATCAATACCGAACGAAACGGACGTGATCACTATGCTCGCGCCATGTTTATGCTGATGGCGGGCGGTGGGGTCAAAACTGGTCAGGTACTTGGCGCCACGGATGACAGAGCTCTTGGTCCCGTTGATGCTGGATTCAAGCCTGACAACGTCGCCGCGTCATTCTTCGCAAACCTCGGAATCGATGCTCACAAGGAGTATCAAACAAACATCGGACGACCGGTCATGATCGTGCGGGACGGGGAACCAATTTCGCAGCTGTTCGCGTAGATGATCCCACTCGAGTTGACTCAATCTTAGGGGAAGCCGTTCACATCGAGCGGCTTCTTTCATTGAACAACGCGACAGTAGAATGAACGCAATTCACCTCGCGAGTCGCACCATTAAAATGGTACAATCACATGCTTCGCAGAACCAAACTAAGTCGGCAGGATTGTCCCAAGCCACGGCGTGATGATGCCGCCAATCTGGGGAACAGACGAATTTTCAGTTGTTCCAGGGCGTTCGAACTGTGGCGGTGCGCCCACCGTATTTGCGGCGGCAATTGGTTTGTTAGTCTGTTCAGCCGGTTTGAGAACTTCTTCAATACTTTCATCGGGCACTTTCAACTCCGACCCGCATTTTTGGCACTCCGCTTCCCGGCCCGCGAATTCATCTTTCACTTCTAATTTCTATTCGCAGACCTGGCACGAAAATTTGATCATCTTTGGAGTTGGCTCCTTTACACTGGCAGACTTAAGTCAAATTGGCTGAAGATCATGCGAAACATTTGTGCTGAGGTAAACACTGCTCACTCGTTCCTAAAGCGTCCGTTATCCGCAGAAAATTGCGGTTCTTTAGGACTTATATTGCGCCGCAGAAGGAGGCAACGAGCTGTGGCAGAATCTGCAGCCGTTTCATATTCACGCAAGCGCTTGAAGCGTTCCGATAACACTGTCGGTGTACGTGTTTCGGGCTGCTTCCAATCGTCCAGTGGTGTGAATCATGGCTGTCGGTTCCAGATTTCGATTCCGCGCGGAGTACAACGTTGACGACCTGGGTTTTCCTGAGGAAGATAGAAGCCGAAGATCGTTTGGATTCGTTGGTGCGTATCACAAGCGGCCATGGGAATTTTCTCCGTACCGCATTCCGAACGAGTACGTCTGTTCGCGACTGGCTGAACTGATTGGTTTGCCTGTACCTCCATGCGTAATTACATACAGCGAAGATCTGGGCGAAAAATGCATATTTTCAATCCTTGATTTCAACATCAACAGGCACAAATTACCTGAAATTGAACCAGACAAGTTTGTCGAGCACCTTCCCGATATCGCTGCTGGTGTCCTCCTGTTTGACGTGTGGATCGCGAATTCCGACCGGCATTCTGAGAACTTGACGGTTGACGACATCTCAGCGCCAACGCTTTGCCAAGTGTTCGACCACGATCAGGCACTTTTCGGGGGAAATGCTGGAAAAGGATGCGATCGCCTAACAACGCTTTTCTTACGACTCGGCATTACGGGCGGTCCAGTTACTGGCAATAATCGCCACTGTTTACTCAACGAAATCGATTCAACAGAGCATTTCTCCAAATGGGCGAATGCGATTTGGAGCACTCCTGACAGCGTCATTGAGCGACTGTTGAGGGACGTGCTAAAATTCAAGCTGATATCCCACGAAGAGTGCGAGCTCGGCACGAAATTCCTCATAAACCGCAAGAATCGGTTGACGGAAATCATTGCTGAATACAGGCATGAATTCACAAAGGTCGTCGACTGGAATCCTGAAAGGGGGCTGTTCACATGAACAATCCACGCTTCCTAATAGCCAAATATGTTCGAGATGTCCGACGCATGGAGCCGCGTAATATCGGCTTGATAGTGTGGAACAATGGAGACGTTCAATCGCGGTTCATTGAAGACATTCACGCGGGACTTCGAAAGCTCCATATCGTCGACATGCACGCTTACCGCCAGTGGCTCCTTTCGTGGAGGATCCAATGCGGCAAGCCACAACTGCGCCTGCCAAACGGCGAGATGGTACAGAGGCAGCAGCCAGAATTCGTAGATGCCATTCGATCACGGTCTTCGGAGAATTTCCTTCTCGTAGACGGCGGCCGCATCCGCGGGACCGTAGACGGAGAGGATACTCCTGACCTGTTGAATGAATTGTTCAATGAACTCGTCGCGGAAGACCCAACACCCGAAGAGGAGCGCCAATACTCTGAGGGGGATTTGC
This genomic interval from Schlesneria paludicola DSM 18645 contains the following:
- a CDS encoding HipA family kinase — protein: MAVGSRFRFRAEYNVDDLGFPEEDRSRRSFGFVGAYHKRPWEFSPYRIPNEYVCSRLAELIGLPVPPCVITYSEDLGEKCIFSILDFNINRHKLPEIEPDKFVEHLPDIAAGVLLFDVWIANSDRHSENLTVDDISAPTLCQVFDHDQALFGGNAGKGCDRLTTLFLRLGITGGPVTGNNRHCLLNEIDSTEHFSKWANAIWSTPDSVIERLLRDVLKFKLISHEECELGTKFLINRKNRLTEIIAEYRHEFTKVVDWNPERGLFT
- a CDS encoding DUF1501 domain-containing protein, whose protein sequence is MAIHQTCDGVRRRDFLKVGAIGATGLTLSNYLRLANAGEIRSAKATSAIFINLAGGPSHMDTFDPKPNAPSEYRGSFDAIKTNVEGIEISEHLPKLAQQMDKFAILRGVTHSLAAHELGSLYVNSGNRPIPSIEFPSYGSVVSKELGGPDDLPNYVGLGNVSQKAGYLGVRFAPITASTAPKPGQPYLLRGVSLENGLTVTDASRRQSLLKDLDTTFKSAEKNSQLLDGLDRFGQQAYSMITSSRSREAFDTSRESPAYAERFGKTDFGMNCLLASRLIESGVRFVTINYGGWDTHKDNWDRLKTKQLPPFDEGLAGLLSGLAEKGLLASTCVFVTGEFGRTPKINTERNGRDHYARAMFMLMAGGGVKTGQVLGATDDRALGPVDAGFKPDNVAASFFANLGIDAHKEYQTNIGRPVMIVRDGEPISQLFA